The Chryseolinea soli nucleotide sequence TACGTGGGCGCACAGACTCAGACAACGAGGCCCTTCTTCACCGATTAGTTGTTACAGCTCACCTCTTCACAAGTCGTTTTACACTTGCAATTTTTTTAGGTTGCCAATTCACGGCGACAAATCCCGCCGACAAATTGGGGATCGTTACCGGGTGTGAATGCGACAATTTTAGGGCTGAATGCGGAAAGTATGGGTTGTGAACAGGACAGAGCCGGAAAATTCTGGCCAGCCTTGCTATCTTCGTATGGTTCGACAAGGTCACGACCTCGACATGAAAAATTGACTTTAAACCAGGAGAAAAATGAGAAAACTAGTTGCCGCTATCAATACGACGATCGACGGGTTTTGCGACCACACGGCAGGGGTTCCGGACGCTGAAATACATCAGCATTACACCGAGTTGTTAAAAAGCGCAGGCGCCATTTTATATGGAAGAATAACCTATCAACTCATGGAGAACCATTGGCCAGGGGTCGTGAAAAATCCCACCGGCAATAAAGCCATGGATGACTTTGCGGTGGCCATACAGGACGTTCCTAAAATTGTTTTTTCCCGCACGCTGAAGAGTGTTGAATGGGAAAATACAAGATTGGCCACGCGGGACCTTCAAGAGGAAGTCTTGGAACTCAAGCAGCAAGCGGGTAAGGATGTTTTCGTGGGTAGCCCGGGGTTAATAGCAGCATTGACGAAACTTAATTTATTTGATGAATATCAACTCTGTGTTCATCCCGTGATAATAGGGAGCGGGTTGCCACTATTTAAAAATATCAGCGAAAGAATGGTTCTCAGGCTTGCAAAATCAAAAGCTTTCAAGTCCTCCGGTGCGATGATGCTTTATTATGAGCCCACAAAATAAAGAGACGGCAAGTGAGATAGTTTCAGGGGCAATTAAACTTCTTGGATAAATAATTTTCCGTCGCGCAACACGCGACTCGCAATAACATTCCGGTCGTCGTTCCCCATCAAGGTTCCATAGACATCTTTCCACCACACATCCGAATAAAAATACCAGGCATGAGAGGGTTTGCCTTTTCGGACCTCAAGATTCACACCGTGGGCTTTGTAGTAGTCGCCACAATGGACATCGACCGCTTTTGGGGGTACGTCCGAAGGCAATCCGATGCGGCCAACGCGGTTTTTGAAGCCGGCGCGTTTTGCATTGGAAATTGCCAGCACGGCATCGTGCGGATTGTAGTAGTTGGTGAGACGGTTGCAGTGGCGGTATACAGATTCTCCGCGTGTGACGCTCAGTGAGTCGCTCGAAACATCACCCCCGAATAAAATCAGTTGACTTAACGTCCAGTTCACTTCCGCCGTGGACCGGGTGGTCTCCGAATCGTTGAACGACTCCTGGATAATGTATGCGCCGGAGGAGTGCGCCATGGCGTGGACGTTCAGGATACATCCGCGACCCTGTTGTTTGGCAAGTAATGTAATACCCGACTTTACCAGGATCATGGCTGTCATCTTCGCATCGTGACGATCATCCAGATACAACAACGGCATTCCGTTACTCGGCCAGTCAAAACTAATCAGCTCACCGGCATAACCTTGTTGTTGAAGATTCGCTTTGATGTGTTTATGACGATCCAGGACTTCGCCTATGGTATAGTCCGTGCCGTGCACAAATATTACAACGTCCCGTAACTCAGCCGGTGACGTCAGTGAACTTAGAAAGTCTTTCTCTGAAACGATGTGATCGGGCTTGGGATCGCTTTCCGCGTCCTCGAGTATGAGGTAGTTAACTTTGCCAGGCATTGAGCCAAAGCTCTCACCTTTCCGATTGCGGGCACAAATAATGTAATTGCTCATGGTATTTCGGGAATAACAATACAAACGGTCTCTCTCCAACAGCTAAGGAATGTAATCAACGCTTTGGAGAAAATCAATCGTGGTGCTGGATAATTTTTCTGACGTCTAACAAGAGTAGCGGGAATCCGGAAGGAACCCCGCTACTACATGCCACATACTATCCTTATTACGCCATAAAAGTAAATGACTTCATTTCTTGATGAAACGTTCATCATAAACCTTGCTTCCTTGCCGCACCTGGAAAACATAAAGACCGGTAGGCAGATTACTGACATCCAGCACGCTTTCCCCGGTCGACATTGTTCTGCTGAATAGTTTTCTTCCAAAAGCGTCGGTAATCGTTACCTCCGAGGGAACATCACCATCCAGATCCTGCCAGTCGATATTGAGCATGTCGGAAGCTGGGTTGGGGTACAATCGAATATTCGACCCTGCATTCGTTTCAGCAGTAAAATTCCGGTCGCCGTTTTTCTTCGTTACCACGAAGGCATCCGACATTGGACTGTAGCATCCGTGATGATTGACCTGCACCGTATAGCTTCCCGACGAACGTACTTTAAGGATCTGGTCCGTTGCGCCTTTAAGGGCTTCACCGTTCTTGAACCATTGATTGTCCGTTGAGCTGCTCGATCGCAATAACAGATTTTCCGAATGAGCCAAGGCTGTGATAAATGGCTTATCGATGTCCATACAAGAGCGTTGATACTTGGCGATGAAGACATCGTTATTGGCAACTCCCGTTCGAAACGTACTTCCTGTGTAAGGATCAAAGTTCACCGTCTCGCCAAAAAGCCCCGCCAGGTAATAGCCACTGCGCGTCATCGCGGCGGCGATCGATACACTATAGCCCGATGGTCCTCCCAGGGTCTTGGCCCAGTCGAGACTACCGTCATGGAAGGAGTAGTGCGCCGAAAATGTCTCGGTCCGGGCATTCGAGCGAGCGGCTTCATTTACGCTGGGATCGAAGTCAACGCTGCCGCCAAACAATCCGCTAACATAAATTCCAGAAGGATCGGCAAGAACTTTTCGTGCCAAGGCGAAGCCGGTGGTTGGCAAGCTTTGAGCCCAGCGATATTTTCCGTCGGATAAACCATACTTTCCGATGAGGACATTGTTGAACTCATACGAACCGATCATGGAGGTTCCTGCGCCCGGGTCTGCATCGATCACACCATAGAAATCACCAACGATATACACGCTGTTGCCGAAGCGGCACATGCTATAAATACTACCGGTGCCAACGCTTTTGGCGTATCTGAAATTGCCGGTGCCCAAATCATACCGGCCAAAGAAACCTCCGAAACCGTAAAGAATATATTCACCCGATCGGGGATCAAAATCTCCACTGTCTCCATAATGGCCATGAATGTATACTCCGCTGTCGTCCACCAGCAGACCCCATGACGTGTCGTTGCCAGCGCCACCCATGGATCGCGCCCATACATAATTTCCACGGGTTGTGTATTTGGCCAGGAACACATCGTCTTGTCCTTGCGAGGTGAGGGTGGCGATTCCGGCTCCTGGATTAAAATCTACGGCTCCGCTGTAGTGCCCCGTTAGGTAAACGCCGGAGTTGTCAACACCAATCGAGGAGCTGCTCCACGAGGCGGCATCCGTCAGCTTTCGGGCCCAGGCCAATGAACCGTCGTTCAGATTGTATTTTGCGAAGAAACCATCATTGACATAGGGTTGACCTTCATTACTAAAAATGGTACTGGCGGGTCCCGGATCAACATCCGTGTCGCCCCAGAACTGTGCGGTTAAATAAAGTCCATGATCATCCACCGCGATCGACACTTCATTGTCATAGTAAGGGCCGCCAATGGAACGCGCCCAAACCGCATTGCCGTTGGCATCGAGGCGGGCAAAGAAAATATCAAAGTCACCCTGACTGGTAAGCGTGGTCGTTCCGAATGACAACGTTCCGTTGAAATGGCCGGCAACATAAATATTGCCGTGGTCGTCGCTGGTCATGGTTTGAACTTCTTCTTCGCCCCAATCGCCAAACTGATTTGCCCAAATGTTTGGAGACGCCATGGCCGGATGAGGCGTAGTGTGTACGGCAATGGTGGCTGAATTCGGCGATGGCAGATTGTTTGTAATGGCCCTCACTCTATAGAAATAGTCCGTGTTGGGAGCGAGCCCCGTCACGGTAGATCGAATAAGGCCGGGATTCCAAAGCGAAATGATCTTATTCTCATAGCCCGGCACAAAGGATAAAAAGTCTGCCGCGGTCGAAACATCCAGATGATATTCATAGGTGTTTTCCAATCCCATCCACTTTGCCTCAAAGCCTGCATTGCCGACAAAGTCAGCCGGCAACGCCGTGGGAGGATTGAGTTCGATGTTCTGAAAGACAATCAACGTGTTGAAAATTTCATGCGATAACATCAAATCTGATTTCCCATCACCATCCAGGTCGGTGACGGAAATTCCGAGCGATCCGTCTCCCACCGGAAGGGCCGTGGGCATCGAAAAAGAGAACCCGCCGGGTGTGCTGTTGTTTTTATAAATGAGAAGACTTCCACCGCCACCGCGAATCAGGAGATCTTGTTTTCCGTCTCCATCCACGTCGCCGGCTGTCGGATTCCAATTGCCTGAAGGCGCGAGCACATCCTGTCGCACGAACGACGCAGCGTTGATTTCGCCGGGCATACTGGTATTCCTGAATAAGAAAAGCGAATCATTAGCGGATATGGCGACATCTTTTTTGTCGTCTCCGTCAAAATCGGCAACGGCCATGATCGCCGGATAGCCACCGGTGTGGAAATTTACCTTTTCGGCAAATGAACCCGCGTCAAGAACACCCGGTGTGCTGACATTTTTGAGGATTGAAAATTGTCCATCGCCTCCGCTGCTCACCAGGATATCGGGTTTGGCATCGCTATCCACGTCTTCCAGCATCACGCACCAAACGCCCCCGTTGCCGGCCTGGATACTCACCCGGGGGGCAAACGAATCCAGAGTGATCGATCCCAACACGGCGGTGTTTCGATAGACCGATACCAGGCCTACACCAAAATTATTGGCAACGGCCGTAGCAATGTCTGATCTTCCATCGCCATCCAGGTCGCGAATGGAGACAAAATATGGGCCCGGATCCGATTCAAAATCGACGGCGGCTTCAAAGGCAATGGAACCCGGCGAACTTGTATTCCGAAAAACTGAAATGGAACTGCCATTTACATTGGTCACCACCAAATCCTGCATTCCGTCTCCATCCAAATCCCCAAGGGCAAGGGAATAAGGATTCAGTCCGGTAGGAAAGCTTACCATGGGCGCAAAGGATTCCCAAGACAGCGTTCCCGTTGTGCTTGTGTTTCTTAAAACGGAGACGGTATTCCCGGCTTCATCCACTGCCAGGAGATCCGTTTTTCCATCACCGTCTACATCGCCGACGATTCCCCATCGGGTTTGCATTCCCCCATAAAAATCAGTCCGGTTGGCGAACGTGCCGGTACTGCCTGAGAAGGTGACCACGAACGGCTTGCTCGAATAGGCGGTCAGTCCGTTTACCGTGACGGTTACCGGTTTGAAGGTTGCACCCCATGGCGCGGTCACGTCAAGTTGTGTTGCCGACGCTGCTATCACCGTGGCGCGGGTGGCGCCAAAGTAAACGATGTTGTCGGCCGGAGTGGAGCTGAAATTTTCTCCCGTGATGCTCACCGCCGTTCCCACCGGCCCGCTCGCTGGCGAGAATGTAGCAATAACAGGAGCTTGGGCAATTGCCGATGTGATACCCATCGACAGAAAGAAAAGAAGACACCGTGTTCTGTTTTTCATAAGCGTGATGGTTAAGGTATGGATAGGTCAATGCTTATTCGTTTCATTCTGCGTTCGCAAAATGATTTGAGATCTAAAGACCATTCAAGTTTGGTATGAATCTTAAGAATGACTACAACGAATCTCTCAATCGCTAACAATTTTAAAGACGCTCTCTATAAGAACTCACTTC carries:
- a CDS encoding alpha/beta hydrolase, with protein sequence MPGKVNYLILEDAESDPKPDHIVSEKDFLSSLTSPAELRDVVIFVHGTDYTIGEVLDRHKHIKANLQQQGYAGELISFDWPSNGMPLLYLDDRHDAKMTAMILVKSGITLLAKQQGRGCILNVHAMAHSSGAYIIQESFNDSETTRSTAEVNWTLSQLILFGGDVSSDSLSVTRGESVYRHCNRLTNYYNPHDAVLAISNAKRAGFKNRVGRIGLPSDVPPKAVDVHCGDYYKAHGVNLEVRKGKPSHAWYFYSDVWWKDVYGTLMGNDDRNVIASRVLRDGKLFIQEV
- a CDS encoding dihydrofolate reductase family protein, which codes for MRKLVAAINTTIDGFCDHTAGVPDAEIHQHYTELLKSAGAILYGRITYQLMENHWPGVVKNPTGNKAMDDFAVAIQDVPKIVFSRTLKSVEWENTRLATRDLQEEVLELKQQAGKDVFVGSPGLIAALTKLNLFDEYQLCVHPVIIGSGLPLFKNISERMVLRLAKSKAFKSSGAMMLYYEPTK
- a CDS encoding FG-GAP-like repeat-containing protein, with protein sequence MKNRTRCLLFFLSMGITSAIAQAPVIATFSPASGPVGTAVSITGENFSSTPADNIVYFGATRATVIAASATQLDVTAPWGATFKPVTVTVNGLTAYSSKPFVVTFSGSTGTFANRTDFYGGMQTRWGIVGDVDGDGKTDLLAVDEAGNTVSVLRNTSTTGTLSWESFAPMVSFPTGLNPYSLALGDLDGDGMQDLVVTNVNGSSISVFRNTSSPGSIAFEAAVDFESDPGPYFVSIRDLDGDGRSDIATAVANNFGVGLVSVYRNTAVLGSITLDSFAPRVSIQAGNGGVWCVMLEDVDSDAKPDILVSSGGDGQFSILKNVSTPGVLDAGSFAEKVNFHTGGYPAIMAVADFDGDDKKDVAISANDSLFLFRNTSMPGEINAASFVRQDVLAPSGNWNPTAGDVDGDGKQDLLIRGGGGSLLIYKNNSTPGGFSFSMPTALPVGDGSLGISVTDLDGDGKSDLMLSHEIFNTLIVFQNIELNPPTALPADFVGNAGFEAKWMGLENTYEYHLDVSTAADFLSFVPGYENKIISLWNPGLIRSTVTGLAPNTDYFYRVRAITNNLPSPNSATIAVHTTPHPAMASPNIWANQFGDWGEEEVQTMTSDDHGNIYVAGHFNGTLSFGTTTLTSQGDFDIFFARLDANGNAVWARSIGGPYYDNEVSIAVDDHGLYLTAQFWGDTDVDPGPASTIFSNEGQPYVNDGFFAKYNLNDGSLAWARKLTDAASWSSSSIGVDNSGVYLTGHYSGAVDFNPGAGIATLTSQGQDDVFLAKYTTRGNYVWARSMGGAGNDTSWGLLVDDSGVYIHGHYGDSGDFDPRSGEYILYGFGGFFGRYDLGTGNFRYAKSVGTGSIYSMCRFGNSVYIVGDFYGVIDADPGAGTSMIGSYEFNNVLIGKYGLSDGKYRWAQSLPTTGFALARKVLADPSGIYVSGLFGGSVDFDPSVNEAARSNARTETFSAHYSFHDGSLDWAKTLGGPSGYSVSIAAAMTRSGYYLAGLFGETVNFDPYTGSTFRTGVANNDVFIAKYQRSCMDIDKPFITALAHSENLLLRSSSSTDNQWFKNGEALKGATDQILKVRSSGSYTVQVNHHGCYSPMSDAFVVTKKNGDRNFTAETNAGSNIRLYPNPASDMLNIDWQDLDGDVPSEVTITDAFGRKLFSRTMSTGESVLDVSNLPTGLYVFQVRQGSKVYDERFIKK